One Burkholderia sp. PAMC 26561 genomic window carries:
- a CDS encoding MFS transporter — MSDINEHWQRNLIVCLLGSFSTIFAMTLMLPFLPIYVEQLGVRGHAAIVQWSGVAYSATFMTAGLVAPLWGYLGDRYGRKPMLVRASFGMAIVMSLIGFSTNVWQLVGLRLLAGIAGGYSSGATILVATQTPRDRSAWALGMLSSGVMAGNLLGPLVGGSLPPLIGIRATFWCAGAMIFIAFLATVFLVKEAPRQPRGNEPKPKRGWSEISAKTVVIAMLATSLLLMFANMSIEPIITVYVGTLVRDPKQVTMFAGLAMSAAASGSILSASRLGKLADRIGYSTVIVFALVMAALLMIPQAFVNSGWQLIGLRFLMGLALGGLMPCVIAAIRRCVPDHMAGTVLGYCVSAQFAGQVAGPLMGGFVGGHVGMRAVFLGTSVLLSLGAVFNWRVARRASSM; from the coding sequence ATGTCAGATATCAACGAACATTGGCAGCGCAATCTCATCGTGTGTCTTCTGGGGTCGTTCTCGACCATCTTCGCCATGACGTTGATGCTGCCGTTCTTGCCTATCTATGTGGAACAGCTTGGCGTGCGCGGGCATGCAGCGATCGTGCAATGGTCGGGAGTCGCCTATAGCGCCACGTTCATGACTGCCGGGCTGGTAGCGCCGTTATGGGGATATCTCGGCGACCGCTATGGACGCAAGCCAATGCTTGTGCGCGCGAGCTTCGGCATGGCGATTGTCATGTCGCTGATTGGATTTTCGACCAATGTCTGGCAGCTTGTCGGGTTGCGCCTGCTTGCGGGTATTGCCGGCGGATACTCTTCTGGCGCCACGATCCTTGTCGCCACGCAAACGCCGCGCGATCGCTCGGCATGGGCGCTTGGCATGCTGTCGTCCGGCGTCATGGCGGGCAATCTGCTTGGACCGTTGGTGGGTGGGTCGCTGCCGCCGTTGATCGGCATCCGCGCAACGTTCTGGTGCGCAGGCGCCATGATTTTTATCGCTTTTCTTGCGACGGTGTTTCTGGTCAAGGAAGCGCCCCGGCAGCCTCGGGGAAACGAACCGAAACCAAAACGCGGTTGGTCTGAAATTTCTGCGAAGACTGTGGTTATCGCCATGCTCGCGACATCACTGTTGCTGATGTTCGCCAACATGTCGATCGAGCCGATCATCACCGTTTATGTGGGCACGTTGGTCAGGGACCCGAAGCAGGTAACGATGTTCGCGGGACTCGCGATGTCCGCGGCCGCGTCGGGCAGCATTTTGTCGGCATCGCGGCTGGGGAAGCTGGCGGACCGCATCGGATATTCCACCGTTATCGTGTTCGCACTGGTCATGGCGGCGCTCCTCATGATTCCGCAGGCGTTCGTCAATTCGGGCTGGCAACTGATCGGCTTGAGATTTTTGATGGGGCTTGCGCTGGGCGGCCTGATGCCTTGTGTCATCGCCGCAATCCGGCGCTGCGTACCGGACCACATGGCGGGAACCGTTTTGGGGTATTGCGTCTCCGCGCAGTTCGCGGGACAAGTCGCGGGGCCGTTGATGGGCGGATTCGTCGGCGGTCATGTTGGTATGCGTGCGGTGTTCCTCGGAACGTCCGTGCTACTTTCACTGGGCGCCGTATTCAACTGGCGCGTGGCCCGACGCGCATCCTCTATGTAG
- a CDS encoding nitroreductase has product MEVNQQKLSVDSAGTVDEALLTRRSVRAFLNKEVEREQIEDVLRLASHAPSGSNFQPWHVYVATGETLARLTHAMQGAYLSNNGDVMREYDFYMNPIEEPYLSRRRACGWGLYATLGIERHEKDRLAAQRARNFVFFDAPVGMIFTIDRRMASGSYIDYGMFLQSIALAARARGLHTCAQASIAEVPQIVCEHLNVPPDEMVLCGMALGYADPDAVVNEFSPKRQDVEAFTRFFN; this is encoded by the coding sequence ATGGAAGTGAATCAGCAAAAATTATCGGTGGACTCGGCCGGGACGGTAGATGAGGCGCTGCTGACGCGACGCTCGGTGCGTGCATTTCTGAATAAAGAGGTGGAGCGTGAGCAGATTGAAGACGTCTTGCGCCTGGCATCTCACGCACCCAGCGGATCGAATTTCCAGCCGTGGCATGTGTATGTCGCGACGGGCGAGACACTGGCCAGGCTGACGCATGCAATGCAGGGGGCCTATCTTTCCAACAATGGCGACGTCATGCGGGAGTACGATTTCTACATGAACCCGATAGAAGAGCCGTACCTCAGTCGTCGTCGCGCATGTGGCTGGGGGCTTTATGCAACACTTGGCATTGAACGGCACGAAAAAGACAGGCTGGCCGCGCAACGGGCCCGTAACTTCGTTTTCTTCGATGCGCCAGTCGGCATGATTTTTACTATCGACAGGCGCATGGCGTCAGGGAGTTATATCGATTACGGCATGTTCCTTCAGAGTATCGCATTGGCTGCGCGCGCACGAGGCCTTCACACGTGCGCCCAGGCTTCCATAGCCGAGGTACCGCAAATTGTGTGTGAGCACCTCAACGTCCCGCCTGATGAGATGGTCTTGTGCGGAATGGCGCTAGGTTATGCCGACCCTGACGCAGTAGTGAACGAATTCAGCCCCAAGCGACAAGATGTCGAGGCCTTCACGCGTTTTTTCAACTAG
- a CDS encoding putative bifunctional diguanylate cyclase/phosphodiesterase — protein MRSSNSIRSLLRVCDDNPELTRSQLSALGRQLPLLYFILVVNTIAVCVTHFRLAPLWLGVYLPGALCIVCLWRAIHWWQRRAIYLSHDKAVSLLRKTVRLTVVFGIAFTAWALKLYEYGDAYAQAHIAFYMSITVIGCIFCLMHLRPAALLLTAIVVIPWTIFFVLSGQPVFIAIAVNIALVALAMMVILFINYRDFANLIDSKKQLLKQQAATQTLSDDNFRLANLDSMTGLPNRRSFFSSLDAMLVSAEAQKRRFAVGLIDLDGFKQVNDAYGHSVGDRLLSEAANRLVGIACIHTQVSRLGGDEFGILIDRDMTREELLMLGNLICATLKDDVLIRDATVGLLGSVGFATFPDAGVTSEELFERADYAMYFAKRTARGSSAIFSSMHETQIRRASVIEQELRLAVHHDQMTLAFQPIVDLHTTQIVGFEALARWTNGKLGVVGPDEFIPVAERSDLVHLLTTNLLTKALAVLTIWPSDVFVSFNLSVRDLSSSEQTNRIIDIVRDSGIDPARIEFEVTETTVMPDIDQACASIAALRRLGARIALDDFGSGHSSLSYVHRLPLDKIKIDRSFIEGIELDKACRDIVRTVVDMCHRLKVECTVEGIETNQQRDAVVALGCNSGQGYMFGKPMSEQDALACLMTRSQHQ, from the coding sequence ATGCGATCTTCGAACTCGATTCGATCGCTGTTGCGCGTTTGCGACGACAATCCGGAACTGACCCGTTCGCAACTCTCGGCGCTTGGACGCCAGTTGCCGCTCCTGTACTTCATTCTCGTTGTCAATACCATCGCGGTATGCGTAACGCATTTTCGCCTGGCGCCTTTGTGGCTGGGCGTGTATTTGCCAGGAGCGCTTTGCATCGTTTGCTTGTGGCGCGCGATCCACTGGTGGCAGCGTCGCGCGATCTATCTGTCTCACGACAAGGCTGTCAGCCTTTTGCGAAAGACCGTCCGTCTGACTGTCGTGTTCGGCATCGCCTTTACCGCCTGGGCGCTCAAGCTTTACGAATATGGCGATGCCTACGCGCAGGCGCACATTGCGTTTTACATGTCGATCACGGTAATAGGCTGCATCTTCTGCCTGATGCACCTGCGTCCGGCCGCATTGCTTCTCACCGCAATCGTCGTAATTCCGTGGACCATCTTTTTCGTTCTGAGCGGACAACCGGTATTCATTGCGATTGCCGTGAACATTGCGCTCGTCGCGTTAGCGATGATGGTCATTTTGTTCATCAACTACCGCGACTTTGCGAACCTGATCGATTCGAAGAAACAATTGCTCAAGCAACAGGCCGCTACGCAGACGCTCAGTGACGACAATTTCCGTCTTGCCAATCTCGACAGCATGACCGGCCTCCCGAACCGGCGCAGTTTCTTTTCGTCGCTGGACGCCATGCTTGTAAGCGCAGAGGCGCAGAAGCGCCGTTTCGCCGTAGGACTGATCGATCTGGACGGCTTCAAGCAAGTGAACGACGCCTACGGGCATTCGGTCGGCGACCGGCTGCTCTCGGAGGCAGCGAACCGGCTGGTTGGCATTGCATGCATCCATACACAGGTTTCGAGGCTGGGTGGCGATGAATTCGGTATCCTGATCGATCGGGACATGACGCGCGAAGAGTTGTTGATGCTCGGCAACCTGATTTGCGCGACACTCAAGGACGATGTGCTCATTCGCGACGCCACAGTGGGACTGCTTGGCTCCGTAGGCTTCGCTACGTTCCCCGACGCCGGCGTGACCTCGGAAGAACTTTTCGAACGCGCCGACTATGCAATGTATTTTGCTAAACGAACGGCGCGCGGTTCGTCGGCGATCTTCTCCTCCATGCACGAAACGCAAATCCGTCGGGCAAGTGTTATCGAGCAGGAATTGCGGCTCGCAGTACATCACGACCAGATGACGCTCGCGTTTCAACCGATCGTGGATTTGCACACGACGCAGATCGTCGGCTTCGAGGCGCTTGCACGCTGGACCAACGGCAAGCTCGGAGTCGTCGGTCCGGACGAGTTCATCCCCGTCGCGGAACGCTCTGACCTTGTGCATCTACTGACGACGAACCTGCTGACAAAGGCGCTTGCGGTGCTGACAATATGGCCGTCGGACGTCTTCGTCTCGTTCAATCTTTCCGTTCGCGATCTCTCGTCGAGCGAGCAGACGAATCGCATCATCGATATTGTGAGGGACAGTGGTATTGACCCGGCGCGCATCGAGTTCGAAGTCACGGAAACAACTGTCATGCCGGATATCGACCAGGCGTGCGCTTCGATCGCTGCCTTGCGCAGGCTCGGTGCGCGCATTGCGCTCGATGATTTCGGTTCGGGGCATTCGAGCTTGAGTTATGTGCACCGGTTGCCGCTCGACAAGATCAAGATCGACCGGAGCTTCATCGAAGGGATCGAGTTGGACAAAGCGTGTCGGGATATCGTGCGGACAGTTGTCGACATGTGCCACAGGCTGAAAGTGGAATGCACGGTCGAAGGAATCGAGACCAACCAGCAGCGGGATGCTGTGGTGGCGCTTGGCTGCAACTCGGGCCAAGGCTATATGTTTGGCAAACCGATGAGCGAACAAGATGCGCTTGCATGCCTGATGACGAGGTCTCAACACCAATGA
- a CDS encoding glutaredoxin domain-containing protein: MMTETLNAARIKVFWQPGCSSCLRTKEFLTEQGIEFESLDVHNDPDALAQLVELGARSVPVVSIGKRYTFCQSIHDVIKFLDLKTRVMDPLPPAQLVAKLDLLMSANARYIRQFTAEQLKTPFRNRHRTPAGLGFHMFRVAEMGMQAAQGIPLRFESFDELPPDDWSGEDIAAWGERVHAKFLDWWAAESDPMVNYSVETYYGTRPFHEVLERTAWHAAQHTRQVMLMLESDGIAPDGPLSAADLEGLPVPHEVWDR; the protein is encoded by the coding sequence ATGATGACCGAAACACTGAACGCAGCGCGCATCAAGGTTTTCTGGCAGCCCGGATGTTCGTCGTGCTTACGAACCAAGGAATTCCTGACTGAACAGGGTATCGAGTTCGAATCACTCGACGTTCATAACGATCCTGATGCGCTCGCGCAACTCGTGGAACTGGGCGCTCGCAGCGTACCGGTCGTTTCAATCGGCAAACGTTATACCTTCTGCCAGTCAATCCACGATGTCATCAAGTTCCTCGACCTCAAGACGCGCGTCATGGACCCGCTGCCTCCCGCGCAACTGGTGGCCAAGCTCGACCTTCTGATGAGTGCGAATGCCCGATACATTCGCCAGTTCACCGCGGAGCAATTGAAGACGCCATTCCGCAACAGGCACCGGACGCCGGCCGGGCTGGGCTTTCATATGTTCCGCGTGGCCGAGATGGGAATGCAGGCCGCGCAAGGTATTCCATTGCGCTTCGAGTCCTTCGATGAACTTCCGCCCGACGACTGGAGCGGCGAGGACATTGCTGCCTGGGGTGAGCGTGTACATGCGAAATTCCTGGACTGGTGGGCGGCAGAAAGCGACCCGATGGTGAACTACAGTGTCGAGACCTACTACGGCACCCGGCCGTTCCACGAAGTGCTGGAGCGCACCGCCTGGCACGCGGCGCAGCATACGCGCCAGGTCATGCTGATGCTGGAAAGCGATGGCATCGCGCCTGATGGACCGCTGAGCGCAGCCGATCTCGAAGGACTGCCCGTGCCACACGAGGTGTGGGACCGGTAG
- a CDS encoding ABC transporter permease, whose protein sequence is MSTIATAALKPKRSASRWSDSVLLIVVLLALWQIASSLLGDDVLPGPWATSVRLKAILQDEDFPENLRVTSIAFSLGFAISCVGGVCLGLVLGVKRLAGDVIEPILMAFYAIPKITLYPVVLLMFGLGLYAKVTFGVIHGIIPITVFTMGAVRNMRPVFGRTARACRLSPVAYARYVLLPAAVPEVLAGLRIGFSLTLLGTLIGEMFASQSGIGHMLMIAMGRNDTRTIMALAILLFVFATVVNLLLLKWHHSLAKSDNGLNS, encoded by the coding sequence ATGAGCACCATTGCGACGGCTGCCCTGAAGCCAAAACGCTCCGCCTCACGATGGAGCGACAGCGTCCTGTTGATCGTGGTCCTGCTTGCGCTGTGGCAAATTGCCAGTTCGCTATTGGGCGATGACGTCCTGCCCGGTCCATGGGCCACCTCCGTCCGCCTTAAGGCAATCCTGCAAGACGAAGACTTTCCAGAGAACTTGCGGGTGACGTCGATTGCGTTTTCGCTCGGCTTTGCGATCTCGTGCGTCGGCGGCGTTTGCCTGGGTCTGGTCCTCGGCGTCAAGCGCCTCGCGGGCGACGTGATAGAGCCGATCCTGATGGCGTTCTATGCTATTCCGAAGATCACGCTCTACCCGGTTGTCCTCCTCATGTTCGGACTGGGCCTCTACGCCAAGGTCACGTTCGGCGTGATCCACGGCATCATTCCCATCACCGTATTCACAATGGGCGCCGTGCGCAACATGCGGCCGGTTTTTGGCCGCACTGCGCGCGCCTGCCGCCTGTCGCCAGTTGCATATGCGCGTTACGTGCTGCTTCCCGCTGCCGTTCCGGAAGTGCTCGCGGGCTTGCGCATCGGCTTCTCGCTGACGCTGCTCGGTACGCTGATCGGCGAGATGTTCGCGTCGCAAAGCGGCATAGGCCACATGCTAATGATTGCGATGGGACGCAACGACACGCGAACCATCATGGCGCTGGCGATCCTGTTGTTCGTGTTTGCAACGGTAGTGAACCTGTTGCTGCTGAAGTGGCACCACAGCCTGGCAAAGTCGGACAACGGATTGAATTCCTGA
- a CDS encoding ABC transporter permease, protein MKVAARWRLALVVLFVATLEVASRLAWIDPVSFIPPSRMVEGAWALLASGDYTHDILQTLANATLAVLLAVTGGFAFGVGLFRLPRLRRVIDPLLLSYYAVPIFVVYPVLIVIFGLNRWPLVAIGFLFGVVAMAANTLNGLERVPRVLLRSARAMRMSALDEIRLVTLPSSLPFVFTGIKLTVVYAFIAVIAGEFVLAGSGFGFRIAYAYNNFDNPTMYGLMLLLLVFVGTLNMLLHMAEQRLYSRTRRSPA, encoded by the coding sequence ATGAAAGTCGCGGCGCGCTGGCGCCTGGCACTGGTCGTGCTCTTCGTCGCGACGCTGGAGGTGGCAAGCCGGCTTGCGTGGATCGATCCGGTGTCGTTCATACCGCCATCCAGAATGGTTGAAGGTGCGTGGGCGTTGCTGGCCTCCGGCGACTACACACACGACATTCTGCAAACGCTCGCCAATGCGACACTCGCGGTATTGCTGGCGGTGACCGGTGGTTTCGCGTTCGGCGTAGGTCTGTTCCGGCTGCCGCGCTTGCGGCGCGTGATCGACCCGTTGCTTCTGTCGTATTACGCGGTGCCTATTTTTGTTGTGTATCCGGTCCTGATCGTGATTTTCGGATTGAACCGCTGGCCGCTCGTTGCTATCGGCTTTCTGTTTGGCGTCGTCGCAATGGCCGCCAATACACTTAATGGACTCGAACGCGTGCCGCGCGTGCTGCTGCGCTCCGCACGCGCCATGCGCATGAGTGCGCTCGATGAGATCCGTCTCGTTACGCTGCCCTCGAGCCTGCCATTCGTGTTCACTGGCATCAAGCTGACCGTGGTGTATGCGTTCATTGCGGTGATCGCCGGCGAATTCGTTCTGGCGGGATCGGGTTTCGGTTTCAGGATCGCTTACGCGTACAACAATTTCGATAACCCCACCATGTATGGGCTGATGCTGTTACTGCTGGTTTTTGTCGGCACGCTGAACATGCTGCTTCATATGGCCGAACAGCGTCTCTACAGCCGCACACGGAGGAGCCCGGCATGA
- a CDS encoding ABC transporter ATP-binding protein, which produces MKSLPLSVVPASNVERGESEIHATLTDVTRFYAAEHGKPPFHALGPVSLSLQKGEFFSVVGPSGCGKSTLLDVIAGLNAASSGTVMFEGAAVRGKVPEGVAVVFQEDATFPWLDVYDNAAFGARRAGVSESEIRERVEHALAFMGLKAFTHSYPVQLSGGMRQRVCIARAMVVRPRLMLLDEPFGALDQQTRLLMGEEMLKLWRETGATVMLITHSIDEAVLLSDRIGVMSACPGRFIETIHTGWSRQRDSNTALDPRFGELTARVWGLLRSEALKALGSQT; this is translated from the coding sequence ATGAAATCCCTGCCCTTGTCCGTCGTGCCGGCAAGCAACGTGGAGCGTGGCGAGTCGGAGATTCACGCGACGCTCACCGATGTCACACGGTTCTATGCCGCCGAGCATGGCAAGCCGCCCTTTCACGCGCTTGGGCCGGTCAGCTTGAGCCTGCAGAAAGGCGAGTTCTTTTCGGTCGTCGGCCCGTCGGGTTGCGGCAAATCGACGTTGCTCGATGTCATCGCCGGACTCAACGCGGCGAGTTCCGGCACGGTGATGTTCGAAGGCGCTGCCGTGCGAGGCAAAGTGCCGGAAGGCGTCGCGGTGGTTTTCCAGGAAGACGCAACGTTCCCCTGGCTCGATGTCTACGACAACGCCGCATTTGGCGCACGCCGTGCGGGCGTGTCCGAAAGCGAGATCCGCGAACGGGTCGAGCATGCGCTCGCTTTCATGGGCCTGAAGGCGTTCACGCATTCGTATCCGGTCCAGCTCTCGGGTGGCATGCGTCAGCGCGTTTGCATCGCGCGTGCAATGGTCGTGCGTCCGCGGCTCATGCTGCTCGACGAACCCTTCGGTGCACTCGATCAACAAACTCGTCTGCTGATGGGCGAGGAGATGCTGAAGCTCTGGCGCGAGACTGGCGCGACTGTGATGCTGATCACGCATTCCATCGATGAAGCAGTGCTGCTATCGGATCGTATCGGCGTGATGTCGGCGTGTCCGGGACGGTTCATTGAAACGATCCATACCGGCTGGTCACGGCAGCGCGACAGCAACACCGCACTCGATCCGCGCTTCGGCGAACTGACGGCGCGCGTGTGGGGACTGCTGCGCAGTGAAGCGCTCAAGGCTCTCGGGAGTCAGACATGA
- a CDS encoding ABC transporter substrate-binding protein yields the protein MKLNRALARLAVLTALLSPVLAATHVQAATLTVTHWIDGMYGVPFAVALDKGYFKQNGVDVTGFITSEGGGTSVRNAMASEIPYGEVALPAAIAAIKQGVPITIVHSGVQSVADLLWVQLKASNVNGIADMKGKSIGYSSPKSMTEMITIVGLERAGLTGQVQRKPVGASGTMMIALQQHAVDVAYMTEPAYSARKDQLKIAFRSTDIVPAETQTVGVVRTDYLKAHPETIKAIIDARAKGVQYIAAHREESAQILARAYKIDLAVAKSAIDNCLDTDPHYWSTGRFNYTSMDEVVKGLVLIKAVEPGPFDWHAIVDESMLPASDRSK from the coding sequence ATGAAGCTCAACCGCGCGCTGGCGCGACTTGCCGTGCTGACGGCGCTACTGAGTCCGGTACTGGCAGCGACGCATGTGCAAGCCGCAACGCTGACTGTCACACACTGGATCGACGGCATGTATGGGGTTCCCTTCGCGGTCGCCCTCGACAAGGGCTATTTCAAGCAAAACGGGGTGGACGTCACGGGCTTCATTACATCGGAAGGCGGCGGCACGTCAGTGCGCAATGCAATGGCGTCCGAGATTCCCTATGGCGAAGTTGCGTTGCCGGCTGCCATCGCTGCGATCAAGCAAGGCGTGCCGATCACGATCGTGCATAGCGGCGTACAGAGCGTGGCGGACCTGTTGTGGGTCCAGCTAAAGGCATCGAACGTGAACGGCATTGCGGACATGAAGGGAAAGAGCATTGGCTACAGCAGCCCCAAATCGATGACCGAGATGATCACGATCGTCGGTCTCGAACGTGCCGGGCTCACGGGCCAGGTACAGCGCAAACCCGTCGGCGCTTCCGGCACGATGATGATTGCATTGCAGCAACACGCGGTCGATGTTGCCTACATGACGGAGCCTGCCTACAGCGCGCGCAAGGACCAATTGAAAATCGCATTTCGCTCGACCGATATCGTCCCGGCCGAGACGCAGACTGTAGGCGTGGTGCGAACTGATTACCTGAAGGCGCATCCCGAAACGATCAAGGCGATCATCGATGCACGCGCCAAGGGCGTGCAATACATTGCCGCGCATCGTGAGGAGTCCGCGCAGATTCTCGCCAGGGCCTACAAGATCGATCTGGCGGTTGCGAAGTCGGCCATCGACAACTGTCTCGATACCGATCCGCACTACTGGAGCACCGGCCGTTTCAACTACACGAGCATGGACGAAGTGGTGAAAGGTCTCGTGCTGATCAAGGCAGTGGAACCGGGCCCGTTCGACTGGCATGCGATCGTCGACGAATCGATGCTGCCCGCGAGTGATCGCTCAAAGTGA
- a CDS encoding GntR family transcriptional regulator, with amino-acid sequence MNYESIDQLDDAPQAAIEPLLRTGETVDRTADLLKQQILEGRLVPGQRLISRDLIEELGISRGSLREAFRRLVADGLVDLIPNRGAVVRHLSVDEIANLYQVREALEGFAARRAAEVIDEGDNRARFTEVLERGRRHFTHPDFQAFVVDNRQFHRIIVDMCNNPQLSELIDRYQLPVFMIQLRQRIGVDAIVRNSLAEHEAIAAGILAGDPDAASKAMRQHLWHSADALVKLPALKPPK; translated from the coding sequence ATGAACTACGAATCCATTGACCAGCTCGACGACGCGCCCCAAGCCGCGATCGAACCCTTGCTTCGCACCGGGGAAACGGTCGACAGGACAGCGGATCTGCTTAAACAGCAAATCCTGGAAGGGCGCCTTGTCCCCGGGCAGCGGCTGATTTCACGCGACCTGATCGAGGAACTCGGGATCAGCCGGGGTTCATTGCGTGAAGCGTTCAGGCGGCTTGTCGCCGATGGCCTTGTCGATCTGATTCCGAATCGCGGCGCGGTGGTCCGTCACTTGTCCGTCGATGAAATCGCGAACCTGTACCAGGTGCGAGAAGCGCTCGAAGGTTTTGCCGCGCGGCGTGCCGCCGAAGTCATCGACGAGGGCGATAACCGCGCCCGCTTCACCGAGGTGCTGGAGCGCGGACGGCGGCATTTCACGCACCCGGACTTCCAGGCGTTCGTGGTCGATAACCGCCAGTTTCATCGGATCATCGTGGACATGTGCAACAACCCTCAGTTAAGCGAACTGATCGACAGGTACCAATTGCCCGTTTTCATGATCCAGTTGCGCCAGCGCATCGGCGTGGATGCGATCGTGCGCAACTCGTTGGCCGAACACGAGGCGATTGCCGCGGGGATCCTGGCCGGCGACCCGGATGCCGCAAGCAAAGCCATGCGGCAGCACCTGTGGCATTCGGCAGATGCGCTGGTCAAGCTGCCGGCGCTCAAGCCGCCGAAGTAG
- the leuC gene encoding 3-isopropylmalate dehydratase large subunit, with the protein MFDKIWDAHVIADLPGGVSLLHVDRHLMHELTSVAAIRQLEQRGAAVHNPELTFATVDHVISTRPGRAAGDAEWSTTAISTLREQTTRLGIERFDIDDGRQGIVHVIGPELGLTLPGLLLVCADSHTCTHGALGAIAFGIGSTEQVHVLATQTIRQTRPATMRVRFEGETRPGVEAKDMILYLIGVLGTSAATGYAVEYAGPAIEALRVEARLTLCNLSIELGAKVGMIAPDGTTFAYIEGRDYAPKGEALDQAISQWRLLASDTDAVFDKEITVDATQIRPQVTWGTSPEHVMAIDARVPDPLDEPDPRRREALEKALSYMQLKAGQRLDDTRIDRVFIGSCTNSRLSDLRNAAGVVKGLHVARHVKAWVVPGSIDVKRHAEREGLDQIFIAAGFEWREPGCSMCVGANGDLVGPGERCVSTSNRNFVGRQGPGALTHLASPSVAAASAIAGKIAMPGVERAA; encoded by the coding sequence ATGTTCGACAAGATCTGGGACGCGCATGTGATTGCTGACTTGCCCGGCGGCGTCAGCCTGCTGCATGTGGACCGGCACCTGATGCATGAGCTGACGAGCGTCGCTGCGATCCGCCAGCTCGAGCAGCGTGGCGCCGCTGTCCATAATCCCGAGCTGACGTTTGCCACGGTCGATCATGTGATCTCCACGCGTCCAGGGCGCGCGGCGGGCGATGCCGAATGGAGCACGACTGCGATCAGTACGCTGCGGGAACAGACCACCCGGCTTGGCATAGAGCGCTTCGATATCGACGATGGCCGCCAGGGAATCGTTCACGTGATCGGTCCGGAACTCGGACTGACCTTGCCGGGGCTGCTGCTCGTTTGCGCCGACAGTCATACGTGCACACATGGCGCGCTCGGTGCGATCGCGTTCGGCATAGGCTCGACCGAGCAGGTTCATGTACTCGCGACGCAGACCATCCGCCAGACACGTCCTGCCACCATGCGGGTGCGCTTCGAAGGAGAGACGCGGCCGGGCGTCGAAGCCAAGGACATGATCCTGTATCTGATCGGGGTGCTTGGAACCTCGGCGGCAACGGGATATGCAGTCGAGTACGCGGGACCGGCAATCGAGGCGCTGCGCGTGGAGGCGCGTCTGACACTGTGCAACCTGTCGATCGAGCTTGGCGCGAAGGTCGGCATGATTGCGCCCGACGGGACCACGTTCGCTTACATCGAAGGACGCGACTATGCGCCGAAGGGAGAGGCGCTTGACCAGGCCATTTCGCAATGGCGTCTGCTTGCAAGCGATACCGATGCGGTTTTTGATAAGGAAATCACGGTCGACGCCACGCAGATCCGCCCGCAAGTGACATGGGGCACGAGTCCCGAACACGTGATGGCCATCGATGCGCGGGTTCCCGATCCCCTGGATGAACCCGACCCCAGACGGCGCGAGGCGCTTGAAAAGGCCCTGTCCTACATGCAGCTCAAGGCGGGACAACGGCTCGACGACACGCGGATCGACCGTGTCTTCATTGGCTCGTGTACGAACAGCCGGCTCAGCGACTTGCGCAACGCCGCGGGCGTGGTTAAGGGCTTGCACGTGGCTCGCCATGTGAAGGCATGGGTCGTACCCGGCTCGATCGACGTCAAGCGTCACGCCGAACGCGAAGGGCTCGACCAGATTTTTATTGCTGCCGGCTTCGAGTGGCGCGAACCGGGCTGCTCGATGTGCGTTGGCGCGAACGGCGATCTGGTCGGCCCGGGAGAGCGATGTGTATCGACATCGAATCGCAATTTCGTGGGACGGCAGGGGCCGGGTGCACTGACGCATCTGGCCAGCCCAAGCGTGGCGGCCGCGAGCGCCATAGCAGGGAAGATCGCCATGCCCGGCGTGGAGCGTGCCGCATGA